A window from Citrobacter amalonaticus encodes these proteins:
- a CDS encoding glycoside-pentoside-hexuronide family transporter, with protein MTIHVLSVKEKIGYGMGDAASHIIFDNVMLYMMFFYTDIFGIPAGFVGTMFLLARVLDAISDPCMGLLADRTRSRWGKFRPWVLFGALPFGIVCVLAYSTPDLSLNGKMIYAAVTYTLLTLLYTVVNIPYCALGGVITSDPTQRISLQSWRFVLATAGGMLSTVLMMPLVNFIDADNKALGFQGGIAVLSVVAFLMLAFCFFTTKERVEAPPSTTSMREDLRDIWQNDQWRIVGLLTILNILAVCVRGGAMMYYVTWILGTPEVFVAFLTTYCVGNLIGSALAKPLTDWKCKVSIFWWTNAALAVVSLAMFFVPMQADITMFVFIFAIGVLHQLVTPIQWVMMSDTVDYGEWCNGKRLTGISFAGTLFVLKLGLALGGALIGWMLAGGGYDATAKTQNSATISIIIALFTIVPAICYLLSAVIAKRYYTLKTPYLRNILDQLAQGARRNQHEFTHNEFQN; from the coding sequence ATGACTATTCATGTTTTGTCTGTTAAGGAGAAGATTGGCTACGGGATGGGTGACGCTGCCAGTCATATTATTTTCGATAACGTCATGCTGTATATGATGTTTTTTTATACTGACATTTTCGGTATTCCTGCCGGTTTTGTCGGCACCATGTTTTTACTGGCGCGTGTGCTGGACGCCATTTCAGACCCGTGCATGGGACTGCTGGCAGACCGCACGCGCTCTCGTTGGGGAAAATTCCGTCCGTGGGTGCTGTTTGGCGCACTGCCGTTTGGTATTGTTTGCGTTCTGGCGTACAGCACGCCGGACCTCAGCCTGAACGGTAAGATGATTTACGCCGCTGTCACCTATACGCTGCTGACGCTGCTTTATACCGTGGTGAATATCCCGTATTGCGCGCTGGGTGGGGTGATTACCAGCGATCCAACGCAGCGCATTTCCCTCCAGTCATGGCGCTTTGTGCTGGCGACGGCGGGCGGGATGCTCTCGACCGTGCTGATGATGCCGCTGGTGAATTTCATTGACGCCGATAACAAAGCGCTGGGTTTCCAGGGCGGGATTGCGGTGCTGTCCGTGGTGGCGTTCCTGATGCTGGCGTTCTGCTTCTTCACCACTAAAGAGCGTGTGGAAGCACCGCCGAGCACCACCTCGATGCGCGAAGATCTGCGCGATATCTGGCAAAACGACCAGTGGCGGATCGTGGGGCTCCTGACCATCCTCAATATCCTCGCCGTCTGCGTGCGCGGTGGTGCGATGATGTATTACGTCACCTGGATCCTGGGAACGCCCGAGGTGTTCGTTGCCTTCCTGACCACCTACTGCGTCGGCAACCTGATTGGCTCCGCGCTGGCAAAACCGCTCACCGACTGGAAATGCAAAGTCAGCATTTTCTGGTGGACCAATGCGGCGCTGGCGGTGGTTAGTCTCGCGATGTTCTTCGTCCCGATGCAAGCCGACATCACCATGTTCGTCTTTATCTTCGCGATCGGTGTGTTGCACCAACTGGTGACGCCGATCCAATGGGTAATGATGTCCGATACCGTCGACTATGGCGAATGGTGTAACGGTAAGCGTCTGACCGGCATCAGCTTTGCGGGCACCCTGTTCGTGCTCAAGCTGGGCCTGGCGCTCGGCGGCGCGCTTATTGGCTGGATGCTGGCGGGCGGCGGTTACGACGCGACGGCGAAAACCCAGAACAGTGCCACTATCAGCATCATTATTGCTCTGTTCACGATCGTTCCGGCCATCTGTTACCTGCTGAGCGCCGTGATTGCCAAACGCTATTACACCCTCAAAACGCCTTACCTGAGAAATATCCTTGACCAACTGGCACAGGGCGCGCGCCGCAATCAGCACGAATTTACGCATAACGAATTTCAGAACTAA